GATCGCCCGGGCGTTGTTCGTCGGCAACAGCATTCGGAACGTCGCGCCATGGCCCGGTGCGCTCTCGACCGTCAGGCTTCCGCCGTGCTGTTCCACGATGACCCGCGCCGTGGCGAGACTCAATCCGTGTCCGGTGCTGTGATGTTTCAGGTGCTCGACCACGAATTCATTGAAGACGAAGTCGATGAACTCCGGCCCGATTCCAGGCCCGCGATCCGAGACCGAAAATCCCGACCAGGGGCCGGTCTCCACGAGCTCGAGCCGCACGACGCCGCCGGCCGGGCTCAGGCGAAGGGCGTTGTCGAGCACCGCGCCGAGTGCCACACCGAGTTGTTGCGGATCGCCCTCGAGGCGAACGGTCGCGTTCATGACCACTTCGACCGCCACGTCTTCGCGCAGCGTCTTGCGGCGTGAATTCTTGAGGACCTGGTTGGCCAGCACCTCGGCATCCAGCGTCTGGGCTTCGCGCGGGATGAATCCTGCTTTGAGCTGGCTGAGGTAAGCCACCTTCTCGACGAGTGCCTGCAGTCGGACCCCACCATGGTGGATCATCTTCACGAACTCACGATGATCGGGGGAGAGACTCGGGTCCTCGAGGAGAATCGAGGCCGGTCCGAGAATCGTGGTCAGCGGCGTCGCCGTCTCGTGACTCAGCAGGCCCAGCAGGTCCGACTTCAACTGATCGATCTCCTCGATCGACTTGAGCCGCAAATAGACGTGCAGCTTGGCCAGGAGTTCGTCGGAGTCGAACGGCTTCGTTACGTAGTCGTTCGCGCCAGCCGCGTAGCCCTCGAGCCGGTCCGAGGTCGTCGCCCGCGCGGACACCATGATGATCTTGGCGGCGGCGACCGCTGGGAGAGCACGCAAACGCCGGCAGGTCTCATAGCCGTCGATACCCGGCATCATGATGTCCAGCAGGATCAGATCGGGGCGAAAGCACGGAGCGATCTCGAGCGCTTGCTCGCCCGATGATGCCGTGACGAGTTGGAATGCGCCGTCGAGTGTCTTCTCGACGATCGCGAGGTTGCGGGAATTGTCGTCGACCGCGAGCACCCGATGCATGTCGTCCCTCTCCGTGGTCCGCTCTCGGGGCGATGCCCGACCG
This portion of the Candidatus Eisenbacteria bacterium genome encodes:
- a CDS encoding hybrid sensor histidine kinase/response regulator, whose protein sequence is MHRVLAVDDNSRNLAIVEKTLDGAFQLVTASSGEQALEIAPCFRPDLILLDIMMPGIDGYETCRRLRALPAVAAAKIIMVSARATTSDRLEGYAAGANDYVTKPFDSDELLAKLHVYLRLKSIEEIDQLKSDLLGLLSHETATPLTTILGPASILLEDPSLSPDHREFVKMIHHGGVRLQALVEKVAYLSQLKAGFIPREAQTLDAEVLANQVLKNSRRKTLREDVAVEVVMNATVRLEGDPQQLGVALGAVLDNALRLSPAGGVVRLELVETGPWSGFSVSDRGPGIGPEFIDFVFNEFVVEHLKHHSTGHGLSLATARVIVEQHGGSLTVESAPGHGATFRMLLPTNNARAIAA